GAACTGGCAGTTATCAATATAAGTATTATGTCAGGGGATGGCTCCTCCAGAGTCTTAAGAATGGAATTTGCTGCTGCTGGATTCATCTTTTCAGCGTTTGGTATGATGCATACCCTTTTTTTACCCTCATAAGGCTTATATTTGAGAAATCTCTGCATTTCTCTAATCTGGTCGATCTTTATTGAGATTCCCTCTGGCTCAACAACAGTAACATCAGGGTGATTCCCGTTTATGATCTTTCTGCATGATATACATTCATCACAGGAATCAGCAAGTTCAGCAGAGCAGTTTAATGCCTTGGCCAGCGTTAATGCAACACGTCTTTTCCCTACACCTTCTTCCCCAAGAAAAAGATAGGCATGTGGTACCCGATTATTTTTTATTGCCTTCTTTATTATCTCAATCTGTCTATCCTGTCCAAGTACGTCTTTAAACGACATCCATCTCTCTTTTCATAATTTTGGGAAACACGGTCTTACATATCTCCTCGTGGATTATTTCTATATCTTTGGTTCCATCAATAACTATAATACTTTCATTTCTTCTAGCAACCTTCAAATATCCTTCTCTGACTTTTTCGTGGAAGCTTCTATCCTCTCTTTCAAATCTATCCTCTCTTGCCTGATTTGCTTCTGAACGTATCCTCCCAATTGCTCTCGTTATTCCAATATCTACCGGACAGTCAAAAAGTATGGTAATATCAGAAGTTAAACCGGAAGTGGCAAGTTGATTCAATTTCTTGACCAGCTTAAGGTCAAATCCTCTGGCATACACCTGATAGGCAATGGTGGCATAACTAAAGCGATCACAGAGTACGATTTTTTTGTTCACCAGAGCCGGCTTAATTACCTCTTTAATATGCTGAGCCCTGCTGGCTAAATATAGAAATAACTCAGTGGTAAGACTCATGTCTTTATTCTGAGAGGACAATAGTATTTTTCTTATTTCTTCCCCTATCTCAGTACCACCAGGTTCCCTTGTAATTATATAAGGAAGCCCTTTTGTATCAAGGAAATTCCCCAGCAGGCTAATCTGGGTGGTCTTGCCACACCCCTCTATCCCCTCAAATGTAATAAACATATCCTAAACCCATTTCTTGACAGGCTGTTGTTCAAACAGAAATTCCCCTCTTATCTTCTTTGCCTAACATTGGTTTTAACCCAGTTAACGGCGTCTTCAATCTTGGTTCCAGGCCGGAAGACTGCCCTTATCCCGATCCCTATGAGTTCAGGAATGTCCTCATCGGGGATAATACCCCCTCCAAAAACTATTATATCACCTGCCACATTTTTCTCCAACAGTTTGAGTACCTGTAAGAACAAATGCTTATGTGCCCCTGCTAAACTGCTAAGCCCAATGGCATCCACATCCTCCTGAATGGCAGCATTTACAATCTGTTCAGGGGTTTGATGCAGACCTGTATATATCACCTCAAATCCAGCATCCCTAAGCCCTCTAGCAATTATCTTTGCACCCCGATCATGTCCGTCCAGTCCAGGTTTCGCAATCATTATCCTCACTCTCACATCAGAATCCATTTTCCCTCCTGTATTTATCCTCTTTTGAGATAAATCTCCAACGGG
The window above is part of the Thermodesulfobacteriota bacterium genome. Proteins encoded here:
- the tmk gene encoding dTMP kinase, yielding MFITFEGIEGCGKTTQISLLGNFLDTKGLPYIITREPGGTEIGEEIRKILLSSQNKDMSLTTELFLYLASRAQHIKEVIKPALVNKKIVLCDRFSYATIAYQVYARGFDLKLVKKLNQLATSGLTSDITILFDCPVDIGITRAIGRIRSEANQAREDRFEREDRSFHEKVREGYLKVARRNESIIVIDGTKDIEIIHEEICKTVFPKIMKREMDVV
- a CDS encoding cobalamin B12-binding domain-containing protein, translating into MDSDVRVRIMIAKPGLDGHDRGAKIIARGLRDAGFEVIYTGLHQTPEQIVNAAIQEDVDAIGLSSLAGAHKHLFLQVLKLLEKNVAGDIIVFGGGIIPDEDIPELIGIGIRAVFRPGTKIEDAVNWVKTNVRQRR